The genomic DNA TGGAGCTGCTCCGACGGCTCCGGGGCCTCGCGAAGGAGGTGGCCCAGGGGTTGGAGGCGGCGACCCAGGCCGACCTGGCCTCGCCCCAGCGGCAGCGGGAGGACTGGTTGCGGCGGCTCGCGGTGACGGCGTTGCTGGCGTTGACGGCGTACCTCTACCTGTCGCGCCCCGAGGAGCCACCCCGCCCCGCGCCGTCGCCCACCGCGCCGTCGCCGGCTCGACACTGAGGTCACGCTCGACGAGCGTCGACACGTGGGCGCGAGGGGCGAGGCCCCCTGGACGCTCGGGGTGGAGGATGACTATGGGACGGCCATGCGCGTCCGCTCCCCCGCCCTGCTGATGCTCGTGGTCGGTCTCTCGATGGCTGGTTGCGCCAAGAACGTGGACACGCGCGTCGCCGGAGACGACGACGCGGCCATTGACGGCGCGGCGGCGAGGCTCGAGGAGCTGCGGGCCCGCGCCGCGCGGGACACGGCGACCTGCGAGGACCGCTGTGACGTGGCCACGCGGACCTGTGACGTGGCCGAGCAGCTGTGCACCCTGGTGGACCGCCATCCGGACCGCGACGACCTGCCGCCCCGTTGCGCGCGGGGTCGGGAGCAGTGCTCCGACGCGCGCTCGGGCTGCTCGAGCTGCCAGAATGGCTGAGCCGCCGCGCCCCGCTCCCCAGGCGAAGCGCCTCGAACTCCACGCGGGGTGAGTGAGGGCGCGGTTCGAGGCGGCGCGACACGCTGACCGATACACGCCCGGGGACGGCATGATTAGATGTGAGGCCGTCGTCCCCGCCGAGGAGCTGCATTCATGTCCCGTCGTCCCGTGTCCCTGCTCATGGCCGCATGGCTCACCCTTCCGGGCATCGCCTCGGCGGACGAAGGCGACGAGCTGACGCCCGAGAAGGTCGCGCAGATCCGCCGGGACGAGGCGGCCGCGATGAAGAAGGTCAGCGCGGAGTTCGGGGACCGGAAGCCCTCGGAGATGTCGAACGAGGAGCGCGGTCAGCAGGCGCGGATGCAGGCCGGCGCCACGGCGTCGGTGCTGGAGAAGCACGGCGTGAGCGCGAAGGACTACGAGCGCTTCTCCGCGCGCATGGGCCGCGAGGGGAATGAGCGCGTCGCCGCGGAGAGCCAGCGGCTGGAGGCGCAGGAGAAGGCGAGGCAGGCCGCCGCCAGCGCCGCGAAGCCCGCGGAGGAGAAGGAAGTCACCATCCAGGCGGGGTTCGACGACGACAACCCCGTGGAGCTGGAGTCGGTGGACGGAGACACGCCCACGGTCGAGATTGGCATCCCGGTCGAGGACGAGAACGCGGAGGCGGCCGCCAACGCGGAGGGCGTGGGCGCGGAGGGCGCCGAGGCTGGCGCCGTGAGCGAAGGCGGCGCGGGCGTCGCGACGGAGGCGGTGGCGGAGGCGAACGACGTGCCCGTGCAGATTGGAACGGACACTGGCAGCGCGAAGCCAGCCAAGAAGGCGACGCGCCGGGCCAGCTCCGAGACCAAGAAGACGAAGAAGAAGTTCAGCCGGAAGAAGAGCCCGCGCGCCGACTGAAGCGCGGCGTCTTCCAGGGTGTGCGCGGCCTCGCGTGCCGCGGAGCCCGCGCCGAGGGCGACCTCAGCGCTTCGCGTGGTAGCCGTACTCGGCGGCCCGTGCGCGCCACGTCTCGTCATACGGACACGAGCAGTCGGTCTCCTCCGGCTCCGGGTAGGCGTAGCGCTCGCCCTTGAAGTTGCGGAACACCGTCTCTCGCTCGCCGCGTTCGACGACGTAGTCGGGCTGGAGCGTCACCTTGCCTCCACCGCCCGGCAGGTCCACCGCGAGGTGCGGCACGGCCAGGCCGGTGGTGAAGCCACGGAGCTGCTGGATGATCTCCATGCCCTTCTCGATGGGCGTGCGCAGGTGCTCGCAGCCCTCGGCCACGTCCATCTGGTGCAGGTAGTACGGCCGCACGCGGCTGCGCAGGAGCTGGTGGGACAGCTCCTTGATGATGCGGGCGTCGGAGTTGATCCGCCGCATCAGCACGGCCTGGTTCTCCACCGGCACGCCATGGTCCACCAGCCGCTCACAGGCCTCGCGGGCCTCCGGCGTCAGCTCCTTGGGGTGGTTGAAGTGCGTGACGACGAAGACGGGCGCGTGCCGGCGCAGCGTGCTCGCCAGCGCGTCGGTGACGCGCATGGGCAGGCAGACCGGGACGCGCGTGCCGATGCGGATCATCTCCACGTGGGGAATCTCGCTCAGCGGCGCGAGCAGCTCCTCCAGCCGCTGCTCGCTGAGCAGGAAGGGATCTCCCCCGGAGATGAGCACGTCGCGAACCTCCGGGTGGTTGCGCACGTACTCGATGCCCCGCCGCATCTGGTCCTTGGAGAGCTCCGCCACGCCGCCCTGGGTGATGCGCCGCCGCGTGCAGTGCCGGCAGTAGACGGAGCACGTATCCAGCGCGAGGAACAACACGCGGTCCGGATACTTGTGGACGATGCACTCCTCTGGCCGCGTCTTGTCCTCGCCGAGCGGGTCCTCCAGCTCACCGGGCCGCACGCGCGCCTCCGCGCGCACGGGGATCGACTGCATCCGCACCGGGCAGAACGGATGCTCGGGGTCGATGAGCGACAGGTAGTACGGGCTGATGCCGATACGGAACAGCGCGGACGTCTCCTGCACGCCCGCGCGCTCGTCGTCGGTCAGCGGGACGTAGCGCTCCAGCTGCGCCAGCCCCCGCACCGCGTTGCGCTGATGCCAGCGCCAGTCGGCCCACTCCGCGTCGGTGGCCTGGGGAAACAAACGACGACGCCCCTCGGCACTGAGCGAGGGGCGCGCGGAACGGGGCTCGAGCGGCACGGCCGCCGCAAGCGCGGGGGAATCCATCACGCCGCCTTGGTCTGCTCCCGCCACCACGCCTTGCCGGACTCGGGCAAGGTGTCGATGGGGTCGAAGTACTCGTACCGCCGGTTGAGCGCCTCGGGGTCATTCGCCTCGATGCCCGTGCGGTAGTTCTTGGTCCAATAGGAGATGCCCCGCTCGCGGTCGTACTCCGCCACCTGGTGCACCCACCGCTTCCCGACGAAGGGCACGTCGCAGACGATGCGCGGCGTCGCGAAGCCGGGCATGTAGCCCATGATGTCGTGCTGCAGGTGCTGCGCCTGCGCGACCGACACCCGCCAGTGCTCGCTGTTGGGGATCATGTCGCACATGTAGAAGTAGTACGGCAGGATCTTCGCGTGGTCGAGCAGCGTGAAGCACAGGTCGAGCAGCTGCTGGGGCGTATCGTTGACGCCGCGCAGCAGCACGCCCTGGTTGCGCACGTCGCGGAAGCCCATGTCGAGCAGCTTGCGCACGGCCTTGCCCACCAGCGGGGTGAGCTGCGCCGCGTTGTTCACGTGCGTGTGCAGCGCCAGGTCCACGCCCCGCTCCACGGCCTTCTTCGCCAGGCGGTCCAGGCCCGCGAGCACGGAGTCCTGGAGGAAGTGCTGCGGAATGGCCATCAGTCCCTTGCTGGCCAGGCGGATGTCCCGGATGTTCGGGATGTCCATCAGCGAGCTGACGAACGGCTCGAGCTGCTGGATGGGAAGGTTGGCGATATCTCCACCGGACACCACGACGTCACGCACGGTGGGCGTGCGGCGCAGGTACTCGAGCATCTGCTCGTACCGCTCCTTCGGTCCGATGGCGAATTTATGTTTGCTCACCTGGGGGACGTCATTCCCCACCAGGTCCATGCGGGTACAGTGCCCACAGTACTGGGGACACGTGGGGAGCATCTCCGCGAGGACCTTCGTGGGATAGCGGTGCGTGAGCCCCTCGACGACCCACATGTCCTGCTCGTGGAGGCTGTCGCGGCTGGCCTTCGGGTGGTTGGGCCAGTCCGTGAGTCGGTCCGCGAAGGCGGGCAGCATGTAGCGCCGCACCGGGTCCTTCCACAGATCCGCGAAATCCATCGTGTTGAGCATCTGCGGCGGGACGAGGATGGACATCGTCGCGCGCTCGCGCTGATCGCGCTCCATGCTCTCCGCGAGGTCGTCCGGCAGCAGGTGTCCGAGCGTCGCCCGGAGCTCCTTCATGTTCTTGACGGTGTTCTTCCGCTGCCAGACGGAGCTCTCCCACTCGGCCGGGGTGACGTCCTTGTAGGCGGGGATGCGCCGCCAGTCAGGTTCGACGAACTCACGGCGGAGCGGGTAGGTAAACGGCTGTTGCGCGGGGCCGGCCTCTGCCTTGCCCCGGATGGGCGTCGTTTGCATGGCGCATCACCTCAGCATGTTGCTTCGCGGGCCGGGCGTCATACCGCGCCAGACGCCACTTCATTCAACAAATCGACGCCGCGTCACATGCCCGGCTGATCACTCGATGGCGATGTTGACGAGCTTCTCCATCTTGTTTTCTGAGATGGAGACGACAACGGGCTTGGTCGTCTTGTTGCCCAGCTTGAAGGAGATCTTCCGTTTGCCCACAGGCAGCACCAGCGGGCTCCCGAGCGTGACCGGGGTCTGACGCCCGGTCTTCTTGCCGTCGACGATGATCTCCGCGCCTGCGGGCTTCGTGCTGCACGCCAGCATGCCCGTGGCCTTCGACTTGGGCGCGGGAGGCGCCGCCGGCTTGGTCTGGGTGGTGGTCGACGGCTTCGGGGGACGCGGCGTCTCCGCGACGGGAGCGGCCTCCGGCTCCTCCTTCACCATGGCGAAGGCGACGGTCTGCTCCTCGCCCTCCCCCTTCGCGACGAACTTGCCCGAGTACTGCTTGTAGCCCGCCAGCTTCGCGGTGAACTGATAGGTCTTGCCGATCTCGGCGTCCGCGAGGCGCGCATCCGGCGTCTTGCCCACGCGCTTGCCGTTGACGGTGATCTCCGCGCCATCCTCTCCATCGAAGACGGCGACGACCGTCTTGGGAGTGGGAGGCGTCTGGGGCGCCGGCTCGGCCGGAGGCTTCGGGGCCTCGGCGGTTCGCGTGTCCTGGGGCTGCGCTGTCTCCCCCTGCTGGGGCGGCGGGGTCGTGCCTTCCGCGGTGGCCGGAGGAGGCGTCGTCTCGGGACGAGGCGTGGTCGACCCCGAGTCCACGATCACCGTCTGCGGCTCCTGCGGGGGCGGGGCGGGGCGCTCCGGCTCCGCGGGAGGCGGCGCGGCGACGGGAGTGAGGTTGAAGGGCACGCCGAGCGGCTCACCGTCTTCGGTGACGTTGATGAACTTCTTCTCGGACTTGTGTCCGGGCGCGCTCGCGACGACCTCGTACTGGCCGGCGGGCAGCGACAGCATCATGTTGGGCTGGACGGCCTTGCCGTTCACCACGACCTCGGCGCCCTCGGTCGGAGAGACCCGGAAGGTGACCTTGCCGCCAGACGGGCTCAGGGCCACGACGAGCCCCACCACGAACACCACCGCCACGAGAGTGGCGATTCCGAACAGGGCCGGCTTGGGGAGGGCCTTGAGCTTCGCGAGCGGATCTCCCCCCTTCACGGCGACCCGGGTCGACTTCTTGGGCACCGGCGCGGCGGCCTTCTTGGGGGCCTTCTTCGGAGCCGGCGCGGGCGTCTGGGAGCCGGTGACCTCCTGCGACTCGTCCGCGTACGCTCCGCCGTCGTCCTCGGGCGGGTATTCCTCGTGCGTGGGGTACGCCTCGTCCATCGGGGCGTCGAAGGTCGCGGGCTCCTCCTCCACGCGGGGAGCGGTGTTGCGCCCCTGGGCGCGGTTGACGCGGCCAGGCGCGGGGATGGTGAGGTTGCCCGTGGTCTCCTCGGGGGGCTCGTCCAGACGCGAGCGGCCGGGAGGCGCGGTGGGCGCGGGGCCGATCATCGTCGCCCCGGCATAGGGCTCGGCCTCCTCGTCGGTGGAGATGACCACCTGCGCCTTCGGGCCGCTCTTGCCCCGACGACCCGAGTGGTCGCCATCCCGAGAGCCCGGAGAGGGGAACGCCGCGGCGGTGCCGCTCCCCCGGATCGGGTTCTCGGAGCGGCCGGTGATGCTGTCATCCACCAGGACGCTGCTCTCCGCGACCCGCGTCTCGGGCGAGCTGAAGGTCTGCGTCGAATCGACGATCTGCGTCTTGTCGGACGAGGAGACCCCGTCCATCTCCTCCATCTCCTCGGCCGTGGGCGGAGGGATGTAGCCCGGGGCCGTGGGCGAGCGCCCCGCGGCCGAACCGGTGACGACGACGGCGGGAGGCGGCGCGCGCTTCGGCGAGCCAGTGCCGCGAGGAATGGCGGTGACGCCCGAGGTTTCGATCTGATCCGGGCGCTCGATCCCCGCGTAGCGCTCCATCTTCTCCGCCTCGCGGAGCATGTCCTCGGCGAACGCCTCCTTCATGTACGAGGAGAGGTGCTTGGCCGAATAGATGGCATCCCCGGCCAGCAGGAAGCGCATCAGGTCTTCCGCCAGGTCGGAGCCCCACTGGTAGCGCTCCTCCGGCTCGCGCGCGAGCGCCTTGAGGACGACCCTCTCCAGGCCGGGCGGGATGTTCGGATTGAACTCGCGAGGCAGCGGGACGTCCGCGTTGCGCACCTTCTCCAGCGTGGAGAAGTCGGACTCGCCGACGAAGAGCTTCTCGCCGGTGAGCATCTCGTAGAGCAGCACGCCGACGGCGAAGATGTCGCTGCGGCGATCGATGGGCATGCCCCGGACCTGCTCCGGGCTCATGTAGCCGAACTTGCCCTTGAGGATGCCGGCCTGCGTCTTCTGCGAGCGGTTGGCGGCCTTGGCGATGCCGAAGTCGATGACCTTGACCTCACCCTCGTAGGAGATGAGGACGTTCTGGGGCGACACGTCGCGGTGGATGATGTGCAGGTCCTGCCCGCGGGCGTCCTTCTTGCGGTGCGCGTAGTCCAGACCGTCACACAGCTTGGAGGCGATGAAGACCGCCTGCGCCGTGGGCATGATCTCCTTGCGGCGACGGTAGCGCTCCAGGATGGTCCGGACATCGCGCCCGGCCACGTACTCCATGGCGATGAAGTAGGTGTCGTCGTGCTTACCGAGTTCGTGGATGTGCACGATGTTGGCGTGGTTCAGCTGGACGCTGATCCGCGCTTCGTCGATGAACATCGTGATGAACTCTTCATCCTCCGCCATCGTGGGGAGGATCTTCTTGATGGCGAGGATGCGCTCGAAGCCCTCGACGCCGAAGGCCTTCGCGATGAACACCTCGGCCATGCCGCCGACGTTGATGCGCTCGAGGAGCAGGTACTTCCCAAAAAGGGTCGGCTTCTTCATCTCGTGGAGCGGCCCGGAGCCGGGGTGTGCACCGCGGCAGGCGGAGCGCAGACCGGGCGGAGTAAGGGACTCTAGACGCAGGCCGGATAGCGAGTCAAACAGTGGAAAGCGGCTGAATCCTCAAGGAATCCAATGGCTTGAGGGGACATGAGGTCATTTCGGGAAGGTCGGCGCCGCCACCCTGCCCGCTCATGTCGGATGCGCCCTG from Myxococcus stipitatus includes the following:
- a CDS encoding KamA family radical SAM protein; protein product: MDSPALAAAVPLEPRSARPSLSAEGRRRLFPQATDAEWADWRWHQRNAVRGLAQLERYVPLTDDERAGVQETSALFRIGISPYYLSLIDPEHPFCPVRMQSIPVRAEARVRPGELEDPLGEDKTRPEECIVHKYPDRVLFLALDTCSVYCRHCTRRRITQGGVAELSKDQMRRGIEYVRNHPEVRDVLISGGDPFLLSEQRLEELLAPLSEIPHVEMIRIGTRVPVCLPMRVTDALASTLRRHAPVFVVTHFNHPKELTPEAREACERLVDHGVPVENQAVLMRRINSDARIIKELSHQLLRSRVRPYYLHQMDVAEGCEHLRTPIEKGMEIIQQLRGFTTGLAVPHLAVDLPGGGGKVTLQPDYVVERGERETVFRNFKGERYAYPEPEETDCSCPYDETWRARAAEYGYHAKR
- a CDS encoding KamA family radical SAM protein; this translates as MQTTPIRGKAEAGPAQQPFTYPLRREFVEPDWRRIPAYKDVTPAEWESSVWQRKNTVKNMKELRATLGHLLPDDLAESMERDQRERATMSILVPPQMLNTMDFADLWKDPVRRYMLPAFADRLTDWPNHPKASRDSLHEQDMWVVEGLTHRYPTKVLAEMLPTCPQYCGHCTRMDLVGNDVPQVSKHKFAIGPKERYEQMLEYLRRTPTVRDVVVSGGDIANLPIQQLEPFVSSLMDIPNIRDIRLASKGLMAIPQHFLQDSVLAGLDRLAKKAVERGVDLALHTHVNNAAQLTPLVGKAVRKLLDMGFRDVRNQGVLLRGVNDTPQQLLDLCFTLLDHAKILPYYFYMCDMIPNSEHWRVSVAQAQHLQHDIMGYMPGFATPRIVCDVPFVGKRWVHQVAEYDRERGISYWTKNYRTGIEANDPEALNRRYEYFDPIDTLPESGKAWWREQTKAA
- a CDS encoding serine/threonine protein kinase; amino-acid sequence: MKKPTLFGKYLLLERINVGGMAEVFIAKAFGVEGFERILAIKKILPTMAEDEEFITMFIDEARISVQLNHANIVHIHELGKHDDTYFIAMEYVAGRDVRTILERYRRRKEIMPTAQAVFIASKLCDGLDYAHRKKDARGQDLHIIHRDVSPQNVLISYEGEVKVIDFGIAKAANRSQKTQAGILKGKFGYMSPEQVRGMPIDRRSDIFAVGVLLYEMLTGEKLFVGESDFSTLEKVRNADVPLPREFNPNIPPGLERVVLKALAREPEERYQWGSDLAEDLMRFLLAGDAIYSAKHLSSYMKEAFAEDMLREAEKMERYAGIERPDQIETSGVTAIPRGTGSPKRAPPPAVVVTGSAAGRSPTAPGYIPPPTAEEMEEMDGVSSSDKTQIVDSTQTFSSPETRVAESSVLVDDSITGRSENPIRGSGTAAAFPSPGSRDGDHSGRRGKSGPKAQVVISTDEEAEPYAGATMIGPAPTAPPGRSRLDEPPEETTGNLTIPAPGRVNRAQGRNTAPRVEEEPATFDAPMDEAYPTHEEYPPEDDGGAYADESQEVTGSQTPAPAPKKAPKKAAAPVPKKSTRVAVKGGDPLAKLKALPKPALFGIATLVAVVFVVGLVVALSPSGGKVTFRVSPTEGAEVVVNGKAVQPNMMLSLPAGQYEVVASAPGHKSEKKFINVTEDGEPLGVPFNLTPVAAPPPAEPERPAPPPQEPQTVIVDSGSTTPRPETTPPPATAEGTTPPPQQGETAQPQDTRTAEAPKPPAEPAPQTPPTPKTVVAVFDGEDGAEITVNGKRVGKTPDARLADAEIGKTYQFTAKLAGYKQYSGKFVAKGEGEEQTVAFAMVKEEPEAAPVAETPRPPKPSTTTQTKPAAPPAPKSKATGMLACSTKPAGAEIIVDGKKTGRQTPVTLGSPLVLPVGKRKISFKLGNKTTKPVVVSISENKMEKLVNIAIE